The following proteins are co-located in the Pseudomonas synxantha genome:
- the lpdA gene encoding dihydrolipoyl dehydrogenase — translation MTQTLHTTLLIIGGGPGGYVAAIRAGQLGIPTILVEGQALGGTCLNIGCIPSKALIHVAEQFQQTVHHSQGSQLGIEVDVPTLDIRKSVEWKDGIVDRLTTGVAALLKKHKVQVIHGWAKVVDGKTVEVGEQRIQCEHLLLATGSKSVNLPMLPIGGPIISSTEALAPTRVPRRLIVVGGGYIGLELGIAYRKLGAEVSVVEAQEHILPAYDAELTLPVAESLKKLGVKFYLGHSVTGFADNKLQVRTPDGDSLALDTDQVLVAVGRKPNTQGWNLEALNLDMNGAAIKIDSRCQTSMRNVYAIGDLSGEPMLAHRAMAQGEMVAELISGKAREFNPAAIPAVCFTDPELVVVGKTPDDAKAAGLDCIVSSFPFAANGRAMTLESKAGFVRVVARRDNHLIVGWQAVGAGVSELSTAFGLSLEMGARLEDVAGTIHAHPTLGEAVQEAALRALGHALHM, via the coding sequence ATGACTCAGACATTGCACACCACGCTGCTGATTATCGGCGGCGGCCCGGGCGGTTATGTGGCGGCGATTCGCGCCGGTCAGTTGGGTATCCCCACCATCCTGGTGGAAGGCCAGGCACTGGGCGGCACCTGCCTGAACATCGGCTGCATTCCGTCCAAGGCCCTGATTCATGTGGCCGAACAGTTCCAGCAAACCGTGCACCACAGCCAGGGCTCGCAACTGGGTATCGAAGTGGATGTGCCGACCCTGGACATCCGCAAAAGCGTGGAATGGAAAGACGGTATCGTCGACCGCCTGACCACCGGCGTCGCAGCGCTGCTGAAAAAACACAAGGTGCAGGTGATCCACGGTTGGGCCAAGGTGGTCGACGGCAAGACCGTCGAGGTGGGCGAACAGCGTATCCAGTGCGAGCACCTGCTGTTGGCCACCGGTTCGAAAAGCGTCAATCTACCGATGCTGCCGATTGGCGGGCCGATCATCTCCTCCACCGAAGCCCTGGCGCCAACCCGCGTGCCCAGGCGCCTGATCGTGGTGGGCGGCGGTTATATCGGCCTGGAACTGGGCATTGCCTATCGCAAGCTCGGTGCCGAAGTGAGTGTGGTCGAGGCTCAGGAACATATCCTGCCCGCCTACGATGCCGAGCTGACCTTACCGGTGGCCGAGTCCCTGAAGAAACTCGGGGTGAAGTTTTACCTTGGGCACAGTGTCACCGGCTTTGCCGACAACAAACTGCAAGTGCGCACGCCCGACGGCGACTCTCTCGCGCTGGACACCGACCAGGTGCTGGTGGCCGTGGGCCGCAAGCCCAACACCCAGGGCTGGAATCTCGAAGCGCTGAACCTGGACATGAACGGCGCAGCGATCAAGATCGACAGCCGCTGCCAGACCAGCATGCGCAATGTGTACGCCATCGGCGACCTCAGCGGCGAACCGATGCTGGCGCACCGGGCCATGGCCCAGGGTGAGATGGTTGCCGAGCTGATCAGCGGTAAAGCCCGCGAATTCAACCCGGCTGCGATTCCGGCGGTGTGCTTTACCGACCCGGAGCTGGTGGTAGTCGGCAAGACCCCGGACGACGCCAAGGCCGCCGGCCTGGACTGCATCGTGTCGAGCTTCCCGTTCGCCGCCAATGGCCGGGCCATGACCCTGGAGTCCAAAGCCGGCTTCGTGCGGGTGGTGGCGCGACGTGACAATCACCTGATTGTCGGTTGGCAAGCCGTGGGTGCCGGGGTCTCCGAGCTGTCCACCGCTTTTGGCCTGAGCCTGGAAATGGGCGCGCGCCTGGAGGATGTGGCCGGCACCATTCATGCCCACCCGACCCTGGGTGAAGCGGTACAGGAAGCGGCGTTGCGGGCATTGGGGCATGCGTTGCATATGTAA
- a CDS encoding dihydrolipoamide acetyltransferase family protein produces the protein MGTHVIKMPDIGEGIAEVELSQWHVKVGDLVVEDQVLADVMTDKAMVDIPSPVHGKVISLGGEPGEVMAVGSILISIEVEGAGNTRDVPAAAEPVKAAPVAEAKPAPAPVESKPAPAVKAPQAPVAREASERPLASPAVRKHALDAGIQLRLVQGTGPAGRILHEDLEAYLQQGPAAGTSAVNPYTERNDEHQIPVIGMRRKIAQRMQDATRRAAHFSYVEEIDVTALDELRVHLNEKHAATRGKLTLLPFIVRAMVVALREFPQINARYDDEAQVITRLGAVHVGVATQSDVGLMVPVVRHAEARSLWGTAEEIARLANAARTGKASREELSGSTITLTSLGALGGIVSTPVLNLPEVAIVGVNRIVERPMVIRGQIVVRKMMNLSSSFDHRVVDGMDAAQFIQAIRGLLEQPASLFLE, from the coding sequence GTGGTTGAAGACCAGGTGCTGGCGGATGTAATGACCGACAAGGCGATGGTGGATATTCCCTCGCCGGTCCACGGCAAGGTGATTTCCCTCGGCGGCGAGCCGGGTGAAGTCATGGCGGTGGGCAGTATTTTGATCAGCATTGAAGTGGAAGGCGCGGGCAATACCAGGGATGTGCCGGCGGCCGCCGAACCGGTAAAGGCCGCGCCTGTGGCCGAAGCCAAACCTGCACCGGCACCGGTGGAAAGCAAACCCGCGCCTGCCGTGAAAGCGCCGCAAGCCCCCGTGGCCCGTGAAGCCAGTGAGCGCCCCCTGGCCTCCCCCGCCGTGCGCAAGCACGCGCTGGATGCGGGGATTCAACTGCGCCTGGTCCAGGGCACGGGCCCGGCGGGCCGGATTCTTCACGAAGATCTGGAGGCGTACCTGCAGCAGGGTCCGGCCGCCGGTACGAGTGCAGTCAACCCTTACACCGAGCGCAATGACGAACACCAGATCCCGGTGATCGGCATGCGTCGCAAGATCGCCCAGCGCATGCAGGACGCCACCCGTCGCGCCGCGCATTTCAGCTACGTGGAAGAAATCGACGTCACCGCCCTCGACGAGTTGCGCGTGCACCTCAATGAGAAGCACGCTGCCACACGCGGCAAGCTGACCCTGCTGCCGTTCATCGTGCGCGCCATGGTGGTGGCGCTGCGCGAGTTCCCGCAGATCAACGCCCGCTATGACGACGAAGCCCAGGTCATCACCCGTCTCGGCGCGGTGCATGTGGGCGTCGCCACCCAGAGCGACGTTGGCCTGATGGTGCCAGTGGTACGCCACGCCGAAGCCCGCAGCCTGTGGGGCACTGCCGAGGAAATCGCACGCCTGGCCAACGCTGCACGCACGGGCAAGGCCAGCCGTGAAGAGTTGTCCGGTTCGACCATCACCCTGACCAGCCTTGGCGCCTTGGGCGGCATTGTCAGCACGCCGGTATTGAACCTGCCGGAAGTGGCCATCGTCGGTGTCAACCGCATCGTCGAACGGCCCATGGTGATCAGGGGCCAGATCGTGGTACGCAAGATGATGAACCTCTCCAGCTCCTTCGATCACCGCGTGGTCGACGGCATGGACGCGGCGCAATTCATCCAGGCCATCCGCGGCCTGCTCGAACAACCCGCCAGCCTGTTCCTGGAGTAA
- a CDS encoding ornithine cyclodeaminase, giving the protein MTRYIDVNDLSYLVSQKGLQTCITEMADYIRADYLRWQDFEKCARLANHSPDGVIELMPVSDASLYAFKYVNGHPKNTLAGMLTVMAFGALGDVDTGKPVLLAEMTLTTAIRTAATSALVARYLARADSRSMALIGNGCQSEFQALAFHAMLGITEIRLFDIDPKATAKLAANLKAFPAIKVVLAGSVAEAVKGADIVTTVTADKAYATILTDEMIEPGMHLNAVGGDCPGKTELDRRIVERARVIVEYEPQSRIEGEIQHMPEDSPVTELWQVINGQKPGRENERQVTLFDSVGFAIEDYSALRYVLDVAKALDVGSELELVPDLADPKDLFARLAQQPAAQQKKRA; this is encoded by the coding sequence ATGACCCGTTACATCGACGTCAACGACCTCAGCTACCTGGTCTCGCAGAAAGGCCTGCAAACCTGCATCACCGAGATGGCCGACTATATCCGCGCCGACTACCTGCGCTGGCAGGATTTCGAGAAATGCGCGCGCCTGGCCAACCATTCACCAGATGGTGTGATCGAGCTGATGCCGGTGTCCGACGCTTCGCTATACGCCTTCAAATACGTCAACGGCCATCCGAAAAACACCCTGGCCGGCATGCTCACGGTGATGGCTTTCGGCGCCCTGGGCGATGTGGACACCGGCAAACCGGTGCTGCTGGCGGAAATGACCCTGACCACCGCGATCCGCACCGCCGCCACCTCAGCCCTGGTTGCCCGCTACCTGGCCCGCGCCGACAGCCGCAGCATGGCGCTGATCGGCAACGGCTGCCAGAGCGAATTCCAGGCCCTGGCCTTCCACGCCATGCTCGGCATCACTGAAATCCGCTTGTTCGATATCGACCCCAAGGCCACCGCCAAGCTCGCCGCCAACCTCAAGGCGTTTCCGGCGATCAAGGTGGTCCTGGCCGGCAGCGTCGCCGAAGCGGTCAAAGGCGCGGATATCGTCACCACCGTCACCGCCGACAAGGCCTACGCCACCATCCTGACGGACGAGATGATCGAGCCCGGCATGCACCTCAACGCCGTGGGCGGCGATTGCCCAGGCAAGACCGAGCTGGACCGACGCATCGTCGAGCGCGCCCGCGTGATCGTCGAGTACGAACCGCAAAGCCGTATCGAGGGCGAGATCCAGCACATGCCGGAAGACTCGCCAGTCACCGAGCTATGGCAGGTGATCAACGGCCAGAAACCCGGCCGCGAGAATGAGCGCCAAGTCACCCTGTTCGACTCGGTGGGTTTTGCCATCGAAGACTATTCGGCCTTGCGCTATGTGCTGGACGTGGCCAAGGCCCTCGATGTAGGCAGCGAACTGGAACTGGTACCCGACCTGGCCGACCCGAAAGACCTGTTTGCCCGCCTGGCCCAGCAGCCGGCCGCACAGCAGAAAAAGCGCGCCTGA
- a CDS encoding GNAT family acetyltransferase, with the protein MSTAVRLAQPADAEGISQVILAALHSSNARDYPADVIARVASNFSPEAVLELLKRRVVLVATQDQVIVATAALDANVVRSVFVNPALQGQGIGRLLMIEIELRAREAGVTVLSVPSSLTAESFYTRLGFHTVRDVYHGNERTLVMEKALSSRHPIGLYRDRQHRAQVVALWEEAFAYDTAHNLPSLAIDKKLAVNDGLFFVATDKKAVIGTILAGYDGHRGWLYSVAVHADYRRHGLGSSLVRHAEQALTALGCMKINLQITGGNDVVVGFYEALGYGVEPRISMGKRIVECIPGQSR; encoded by the coding sequence ATGTCTACCGCCGTTCGCCTCGCCCAGCCAGCCGATGCCGAGGGCATCAGCCAGGTCATCCTGGCCGCCTTGCACAGCAGTAATGCGCGGGATTATCCGGCGGATGTGATTGCGCGAGTCGCCAGCAATTTTTCCCCTGAGGCTGTGCTGGAATTGCTCAAGCGCCGTGTCGTGCTGGTGGCCACCCAGGACCAGGTGATCGTTGCCACCGCTGCCCTTGACGCCAACGTAGTGCGTTCGGTGTTCGTCAATCCGGCGTTGCAAGGGCAGGGCATTGGCCGGTTGTTGATGATCGAGATCGAATTGCGTGCCCGGGAGGCGGGCGTAACGGTATTGAGCGTGCCATCCTCGCTGACTGCGGAATCCTTCTACACCAGGCTGGGTTTTCATACCGTGCGCGATGTCTACCATGGCAACGAGCGCACGCTGGTGATGGAAAAGGCGCTGTCATCCCGGCACCCCATCGGCCTGTACCGTGACCGTCAGCACCGTGCGCAGGTGGTTGCGCTGTGGGAGGAGGCCTTTGCTTACGACACTGCGCATAACTTGCCGAGCCTGGCGATTGACAAGAAGCTGGCGGTCAACGATGGGTTGTTCTTCGTCGCCACCGACAAGAAAGCCGTGATCGGCACGATACTCGCCGGTTATGACGGTCACCGTGGCTGGCTGTACTCCGTGGCTGTGCATGCCGACTATCGTCGCCATGGTTTGGGATCGTCGCTGGTGCGCCATGCCGAGCAGGCGTTGACGGCCTTGGGCTGCATGAAGATCAACCTGCAGATCACCGGCGGCAATGACGTGGTGGTGGGGTTTTATGAGGCGCTGGGGTATGGGGTGGAGCCGAGGATCAGTATGGGTAAGAGGATCGTTGAGTGTATTCCAGGACAGAGTAGATGA
- a CDS encoding branched-chain amino acid aminotransferase yields MGNESINWDKLGFDYIKTDKRFLQVWKNGEWQEGTLTDDNVLHISEGSTALHYGQQCFEGLKAYRCKDGSINLFRPDQNAARMQRSCGRLLMPQVPTEAFIDACRQVVKANERFIPPYGSGGALYLRPFVIGTGDNIGVRTAPEFIFSVFCIPVGAYFKGGLVPHNFQISGYDRAAPQGTGAAKVGGNYAASLMPGSEAKKSGFADAIYLDPMTHSKIEEVGSANFFGITHDNQFITPKSPSVLPGITRLSLIELAQTRLGLEVVEGEVFIDKLDQFKEAGACGTAAVISPIGGIQYNGKLHVFHSETEVGPITQKLYKELTGVQTGDVEAPAGWIVKV; encoded by the coding sequence ATGGGTAACGAAAGCATCAATTGGGACAAGCTGGGTTTTGACTACATCAAGACCGACAAGCGGTTTCTCCAGGTCTGGAAGAACGGCGAATGGCAGGAAGGCACCCTGACCGACGACAACGTGCTGCACATCAGCGAGGGCTCCACCGCCCTGCACTATGGGCAGCAGTGCTTCGAGGGCTTGAAGGCCTATCGTTGCAAGGACGGTTCGATCAACCTGTTCCGCCCGGACCAGAACGCTGCGCGCATGCAGCGCAGCTGCGGCCGCCTGCTGATGCCGCAAGTACCGACCGAAGCCTTCATCGACGCCTGTAGACAAGTGGTCAAGGCCAACGAGCGCTTCATCCCGCCGTACGGCAGCGGCGGCGCGCTGTACCTGCGCCCGTTCGTGATCGGCACCGGTGACAACATCGGCGTGCGCACTGCGCCGGAGTTCATCTTCTCGGTGTTCTGCATCCCGGTCGGTGCCTACTTCAAGGGCGGCCTGGTGCCGCACAACTTCCAGATCTCCGGCTACGACCGCGCCGCGCCGCAAGGCACCGGCGCCGCCAAGGTCGGTGGCAACTACGCCGCCAGCCTGATGCCGGGCTCGGAAGCGAAGAAATCCGGCTTCGCTGACGCGATCTACCTGGACCCGATGACCCACTCGAAAATCGAAGAAGTCGGCTCGGCCAACTTCTTCGGGATCACCCACGACAACCAGTTCATCACACCGAAGTCGCCTTCGGTACTGCCAGGCATCACCCGCCTGTCGCTGATCGAACTGGCCCAGACCCGCCTGGGCCTGGAAGTGGTCGAGGGCGAAGTGTTCATCGACAAGCTGGACCAGTTCAAGGAAGCCGGCGCCTGCGGTACCGCGGCAGTGATTTCGCCGATCGGCGGCATCCAGTACAACGGCAAGCTGCACGTGTTCCACAGCGAGACCGAAGTCGGCCCGATCACCCAGAAGCTCTATAAGGAGCTGACGGGTGTGCAGACCGGTGATGTTGAAGCGCCCGCGGGTTGGATCGTCAAGGTATAA
- the ctlX gene encoding citrulline utilization hydrolase CtlX, with product MQTTNTVLMIRPARFAFNPDTAINNRFQRPPPDPLSAQHKALEEFDGYVETLRNHGVEVLVVQDTPAPHTPDSIFPNNWWSSHADGSLVLYPMEGQNRRLERNKGVLQVLEQRFAIKDTIDLSHLEQQNIFLEGTGSMVLDRQHRISYACHSGRTHHAALRQFAERLDYQLCVFHALDRHHAPIYHSNVMMSVGRDLAVVCLQALPDEGERLTLERSLRDTGKDILALDFDQLEAFAGNMLEVHDRDGQPLLVMSASAWGALQPAQRQHVERHTRPVVVNIDNIERIGGGSARCMLAEVHLPARPSFQ from the coding sequence ATGCAAACCACCAACACCGTCCTGATGATCCGCCCGGCGCGCTTTGCCTTCAACCCGGACACCGCGATCAACAACCGTTTTCAACGCCCGCCGCCGGACCCGCTCAGTGCACAGCACAAAGCGCTGGAGGAGTTCGACGGTTATGTCGAAACCCTGCGCAATCACGGCGTGGAAGTACTGGTGGTGCAGGACACCCCGGCGCCCCACACTCCGGACTCGATCTTCCCCAACAACTGGTGGAGCAGCCACGCCGACGGCAGCCTGGTGCTCTACCCCATGGAGGGCCAGAACCGCCGCCTGGAGCGCAACAAAGGCGTACTGCAGGTACTGGAGCAACGTTTTGCGATAAAAGACACCATCGACCTGAGTCACCTTGAACAACAGAACATCTTCCTCGAAGGCACCGGCAGCATGGTGCTCGATCGCCAGCACCGCATCAGCTACGCCTGCCACTCCGGGCGCACCCACCACGCCGCCCTGCGCCAGTTCGCCGAACGCCTCGACTACCAGCTCTGCGTGTTCCACGCCCTCGACCGCCACCACGCGCCGATCTACCACAGCAACGTAATGATGAGCGTCGGCCGCGACCTCGCGGTGGTGTGCCTGCAGGCGCTGCCTGATGAGGGCGAGCGCCTGACTTTGGAGCGCTCCCTGCGCGACACCGGCAAAGACATCCTCGCCCTCGACTTCGACCAGTTGGAAGCCTTCGCCGGCAACATGCTCGAAGTCCACGACCGTGACGGTCAGCCGCTGCTGGTGATGTCCGCCAGCGCCTGGGGCGCGCTGCAACCTGCCCAGCGCCAGCATGTGGAGCGCCACACGCGGCCGGTGGTGGTGAATATCGACAACATCGAACGCATCGGCGGCGGCAGTGCCCGCTGCATGCTGGCCGAAGTGCATCTGCCAGCACGTCCCTCATTTCAATAA